Proteins from a single region of Kluyveromyces lactis strain NRRL Y-1140 chromosome A complete sequence:
- the BRF1 gene encoding transcription factor TFIIIB subunit BRF1 (similar to uniprot|P29056 Saccharomyces cerevisiae YGR246C BRF1 TFIIIB B-related factor one of three subunits of RNA polymerase III transcription initiation factor TFIIIB binds TFIIIC and TBP and recruits RNA pol III to promoters amino-terminal half is homologous to TFIIB) — protein MASTLQVSSRKCKNCGSTDFVRDISNTTNELICKVCGLVTEENSIVSEVTFGEASNGAAVIQGAFVSANQAHPTFMSHSGQNALMSRETTLNNARRKLKAVSYALNIPEYVTDAAFQWYRLALSNNFVQGRKSQNVIAACLYIACRKERTHHMLIDFSSRLQVSVYSIGATFLKLAKKLQIVKLPLADPSLFIQHFAEKLELGDKKIKVIRDAVKLAQTMSRDWMYEGRRPAGIAGACLLLACRMNNLRRTHSEIVAISHVAEETLQQRLNEFKNTTSAKLSVKEFRDDETEVNEGERSAESKPPSFDKNRLKEKKIKDSLDTKEMLETSEEAVSRNPILTQVLGAQELSSKEVLYYLKKLSERRKAEFSRIKATHGIDGEDLHKTEKDKKRSLDEIDGYSLEKDPYRPRNLHLLPTTASLLSKVSDHPENLDDVDDAELDSHLLDEEASKLKERIWIDINGDYLIEQESKRLKQEADLASGNTSLRKKRSKRTNRNQSSASIVKVQVDGLPLDVSVDDADAVDVVAAGGVKNLLQKTTFSKKINYDAINGLFGQK, from the coding sequence ATGGCATCCACTTTACAGGTTTCGTCACGAAAGTGTAAGAACTGTGGTTCGACGGATTTTGTCCGTGATATTAGTAATACTACTAATGAATTGATCTGTAAAGTATGTGGTTTAGTCACTGAAGAGAACTCTATCGTGTCTGAAGTCACGTTCGGTGAGGCTAGTAATGGTGCAGCTGTCATTCAGGGTGCTTTTGTCAGTGCGAATCAGGCACATCCAACGTTTATGTCACATTCCGGTCAGAATGCTTTGATGTCCAGAGAAACTACTTTGAACAACGCTAGGCGGAAGTTGAAAGCTGTCTCCTATGCGTTAAATATTCCCGAATATGTTACTGATGCTGCTTTCCAATGGTATAGATTGGCTTTGAGTAATAATTTTGTTCAAGGTAGGAAATCACAAAATGTGATTGCCGCTTGTTTGTACATCGCATGTCGTAAAGAACGTACTCATCACATGCTTATTGACTTTTCATCAAGGTTACAAGTGAGTGTTTATTCTATTGGTGCCACATTTTTGAAGCTAGCGAAGAAGTTACAAATAGTTAAGTTACCTCTAGCTGACCCATCTTTGTTCATTCAACATTTCGCGGAGAAATTGGAGCTTGGTGATAAAAAGATTAAAGTGATAAGGGACGCTGTGAAACTGGCACAAACTATGTCCAGAGATTGGATGTATGAAGGGAGAAGACCAGCTGGTATCGCAGGTGCATGTCTCTTACTTGCCTGTAGAATGAACAATTTGAGAAGAACGCATTCTGAAATCGTGGCAATATCTCATGTTGCAGAGGAAACGCTTCAGCAAAGATTGAATGAGTTTAAGAATACAACATCAGCTAAGCTCTCCGTGAAAGAGTTCCgtgatgatgaaactgAGGTAAATGAGGGTGAGAGAAGTGCCGAATCGAAACCTCCTAGTTTCGATAAGAACAGActaaaggaaaagaaaataaaagattctttggatACTAAAGAGATGTTGGAGACAAGCGAGGAAGCCGTGTCAAGAAATCCAATTTTGACTCAAGTGCTCGGAGCGCAGGAACTATCGTCTAAAGAAGTCctttattatttgaagaagctttcTGAACGCAGAAAAGCTGAATTCAGTCGTATAAAAGCTACGCATGGAATCGATGGAGAAGACTTACACAAAACTGAGAAAGACAAGAAACGTTCCCtggatgaaattgatggatATAGTCTTGAAAAGGATCCATATAGACCAAGAAATTTACATTTATTACCCACCACAGCTTCTCTGCTTTCAAAAGTCAGCGATCATCCTGAAAATTTggatgatgttgatgatgcAGAATTGGATTCTCACTTgttagatgaagaagcttccaaattgaaagaacGTATTTGGATTGATATCAACGGTGATTACTTGattgaacaagaatcaaaaagaCTCAAACAGGAAGCAGATTTGGCCAGTGGGAATACTTCGCTACGAAAAAAACGCAGCAAACGTACTAATAGAAACCAATCCAGTGCAAGCATCGTCAAAGTTCAAGTCGACGGACTACCGCTTGATGTTTCCGTGGATGACGCTGATGCTGTAGATGTTGTCGCAGCTGGAGGTGTCAAGAATCTATTACAAAAGACGACtttctcaaagaagatcaatTACGATGCTATTAACGGTCTCTTTGGACAAAAATAG
- the SDA1 gene encoding Sda1p (highly similar to gnl|GLV|CAGL0F08129g Candida glabrata CAGL0F08129g and similar to YGR245C uniprot|P53313 Saccharomyces cerevisiae YGR245C SDA1 Severe Depolymerization of Actin): MVRRSRAAILPTNIILLQNLVKRDPESYREEFLQQYAHYQSLRDIFMLNSVNNESTDESAMAEFMGAIGFVSQVCSCYPRETANFPNELKQLVLDHHKSLPFDVKEKIITSLTMLRNKNVISPETLIQTMFPLLIAYSSPSNSMVQNSHAKELRTLIYNTLVQLMKSCNTSGKNQKLNKSTHALCFNLLEQPDSQGIWASKLTRELWRRGIWDDSRSVEIMTHAALHNDVKIAYSGVLFFLDADKEREEAFEENDDEDEIDTTALKHKLQINKKSSKRGKKLEQALKVVKKKSAKGVQQNNFLNFSAIHLLRDPQGFAEKLFERHLSGKNSNKFDFEQKTAIMQLLSRLTGTHKLMVLGLYSYFLKYLTPKQRDVTKILSAAAQSCHDLVPPETIEVMVRKIANEFVSDGVSNEVATVGLNTVREILTRAPLAIDETLLQDLTEYKGSKAKSVAIAAKGLIALYREVAPEMLKKKDRGKTASMGLQDDKRNGRESKRVKFGVETTNVQGIDGIELLAKWKRENGNEEDDDDEAAWDLNNRDELSDASDVEGEWVTIESDKEYEVDMDSDDEESKNKTGHKGKKRSHDEVEPEAGEDSDLELSGDEEEPKVGEEQKEESESADPEEAFRELASSRILTPADFAKLQELRTEKGVTKLMGINNEETIEHYKLMGPAKHKKQNKEERMASIMEGREDREKYGSKRGKRDSSMRSTTNKEKSRKKNFVMMIHKRSVKGKQKMSLRDKQKVLRAHITKQKKKGN, encoded by the coding sequence atgGTTAGGAGATCTCGTGCTGCTATTCTACCGACAAACATTATTCTCTTGCAGAACCTTGTTAAGCGTGATCCTGAATCCTATCGTGAAGAGTTTCTACAGCAATATGCTCACTACCAATCATTAAGAGACATTTTCATGTTAAATTCGGTCAACAACGAGAGCACTGATGAAAGTGCAATGGCTGAGTTTATGGGAGCAATTGGATTTGTATCTCAAGTTTGTTCCTGTTATCCTCGTGAAACGGCAAACTTCCCAAAcgaattgaaacagttaGTATTAGATCACCACAAATCGCTTCCGTTTGAcgtgaaagaaaagattatcACCAGTCTAACTATGTTGAGAAATAAGAACGTTATCAGCCCTGAGACTTTGATTCAAACTATGTTCCCATTGCTTATTGCATACTCTTCCCCTAGTAATTCGATGGTCCAGAATTCTCACGCCAAAGAGCTAAGAACTTTAATCTACAACACTCTAGTAcagttgatgaaatcttgTAACACCAGTGGTAAGAACCAAAAATTAAACAAATCTACCCATGCGTTgtgtttcaatttgttggaaCAGCCAGATTCTCAAGGTATATGGGCATCGAAATTGACAAGAGAGTTATGGAGAAGAGGTATCTGGGACGATTCAAGATCGGTTGAAATTATGACCCATGCTGCACTACATAACGATGTTAAAATTGCATACAGTGGTgtcttgttctttttggaTGCTGATAAAGAGCGTGAAGAAGcgtttgaagaaaacgacGATGAGGATGAAATCGATACTACCGCTTTGAAGCACAAGCTCCAgatcaacaagaaatctAGTAAAAGAGGTAAGAAGCTAGAGCAAGCACTTAAGGTCgtaaagaagaaatctgcTAAAGGTGTTCAACAGAATAATTTCTTAAATTTCAGTGCCATCCATCTATTACGTGATCCACAAGGGTTTGCCgagaaattgtttgaaagacATCTAAGTGGTAAGAATTCGAACAAATTTGATTTCGAACAAAAGACTGCCATCATGCAATTATTATCCCGTTTAACAGGTACACACAAGTTAATGGTTCTTGGACTATATTCATACTTCTTAAAATACCTGACGCCAAAGCAAAGGGACGTTACCAAGATTCTATCTGCTGCAGCCCAATCCTGTCATGATCTTGTTCCTCCAGAGACCATTGAAGTGATGGTGAGGAAGATAGCCAACGAGTTTGTTAGCGACGGTGTTTCAAATGAGGTTGCCACTGTGGGTTTGAATACAGTCAGAGAAATCTTGACTCGTGCCCCATTAGCTATCGATGAGACTTTACTACAAGATTTAACCGAATATAAGGGCTCCAAGGCCAAGAGTGTCGCCATTGCTGCTAAGGGTTTGATTGCATTATACAGAGAAGTTGCTCCGGAGAtgttaaagaagaaagatcGTGGTAAGACCGCTTCTATGGGACTACAGGACGACAAACGCAATGGCAGGGAATCCAAACGTGTCAAGTTTGGTGTCGAGACTACTAATGTACAAGGTATAGATGGTATTGAGTTACTAGCGAAGTGGAAGCGTGAGAACGGAAACGAGgaggatgatgatgatgaggcTGCATGGGATTTGAACAACCGGGATGAATTATCAGATGCTTCGGATGTAGAAGGTGAGTGGGTGACGATAGAAAGCGATAAAGAGTACGAAGTTGACATGGACTCTGACGATGAGGAAAGCAAGAACAAAACAGGTCATAAGGGTAAGAAACGTTCCCACGATGAAGTCGAACCGGAAGCTGGTGAAGATAGTGATTTAGAATTATCCggtgatgaagaagaaccaaagGTGGGAGAAGAGCAGAAGGAAGAAAGTGAATCCGCTGACCCAGAAGAAGCTTTCCGTGAATTAGCATCCAGTCGTATCTTAACACCAGCCGATTTCGCTAAACTTCAAGAACTACGTACTGAAAAGGGTGTTACTAAACTTATGGGGATCAACAACGAAGAAACTATTGAGCATTACAAGCTTATGGGTCCAGCCAAGCAcaagaaacagaacaaAGAGGAAAGAATGGCATCTATTATGGAAGGTCGTGAAGACCGTGAAAAATACGGAAGTAAGCGTGGTAAGCGTGACAGTTCAATGAGATCAACTACAAATAAAGAGAAATctagaaagaagaactttgTGATGATGATCCATAAGAGATCTGTGAAGGGTAAGCAAAAAATGTCGCTTCGTGACAAACAAAAGGTCTTGCGTGCTCATATCACgaagcaaaagaagaaaggtAATTAA